A window of the Phaseolus vulgaris cultivar G19833 chromosome 5, P. vulgaris v2.0, whole genome shotgun sequence genome harbors these coding sequences:
- the LOC137835658 gene encoding protein TIC 100, which yields MDNDEDQPQDSPAANDLQNDTFSESESESESESDYSYDEEEDDAFRRAFKSGGDEDEKRPEDDKGNNPESNLRDFSRALESAAAKELKEELDPLIALEKNPFDFPKDPENWTEQDLRELWADGVPEIGGTGWDPAWATEEEVRYVNEQLEEGGDPPIAPFYLPFRKHYPPIPDNHYDIATPKDTIEELDRIEEFLKWVSYVFQDGSTYEGTIWDDYAHGKGVYVSDDGLVRYEGEWFQNDIEGHGVLDLDIPVIEPAPGSKLEAKMRAEGRIIARDFWSPEDREWLEKDIEDMYDLADGEYEIPYYENEEWVKKYGSKPEKGRYRYAGQWKHGRMHGCGVFEVNERVLHGRFYFGEYVNEFEGCDEEISAMHAGIAEVAAAKARMFINKPDGMVREERGPYTDPQHPYFYEEEDVWMAPGFINQFYEVPDHWKVYVHEVDEEREMWLNSFYRAPLRLPMPAELEHWWSKEENHEVPEFVLINKEPEPDPEDPSKLIYTEDPLILHTPTGNIINYIEDEEYGIRLFWQPPLKEGEDVDPEKVVFLPLGYDEFYGGETDNKKESILLRIILAIENACKPWVDKLDKWTEEQKKIKEEEKKKIDEDLELLEAEIGLEEAVEDMERLLRIKEKEEEKKAEMGLLDEDEEDGDDDTASVPKQDEEAPVKVEEEAPAEVEEEDDDDGDDGDDDGSAQSSFGSVEQGQTTDQWKGKPGKSPFSTLSLAFARSSLISTVPSKLQQSFSFWNMGRSKLESGPPPSIDRSKMKTVCSVSFRSLTSQKGSLKTVGKLKARSSLRGKILEVHSQTRSHLSSSANSISNLQRPRSSSDVWLHAAPERDLDSILSLHSSLYNFEQRREIV from the exons ATGGACAACGACGAAGACCAACCGCAAGACTCTCCGGCGGCCAATGACCTCCAAAACGACACCTTCTCCGAGTCTGAGTCCGAGTCCGAGTCCGAGTCCGACTACTCCTACGACGAGGAGGAGGATGACGCCTTCCGCCGCGCCTTCAAGTCAGGCGGGGACGAGGACGAGAAGAGGCCGGAGGATGATAAGGGCAACAACCCGGAGAGCAACCTCCGAGACTTCAGCCGAGCGCTGGAGAGCGCGGCGGCGAAGGAGCTGAAGGAAGAGCTGGACCCCTTGATTGCGTTGGAGAAAaaccctttcgacttccccaaGGACCCCGAGAACTGGACAGAGCAGGACCTGCGTGAGCTTTGGGCGGATGGGGTCCCCGAAATTGGTGGCACAGGGTGGGACCCTGCTTGGGCCACCGAGGAAGAGGTTCGCTACGTCAATGAACAGCTTGAGGAGGGAGGAGACCCTCCCATTGCGCCGTTCTATCTTCCTTTTCGCAAACATTACCCTCCAATTCCCGATAACCACTACGACATTGCCACTCCCAAGGATACTATCGAAGAGTTGGATAGGATTGAGGAGTTCCTCAAATGGGTTAGCTACGTTTTCCAAGATGGTAGCAC CTATGAAGGGACTATTTGGGATGACTATGCTCATGGGAAAGGAGTTTATGTTTCTGACGATGGATTGGTCAG GTATGAAGGTGAATGGTTTCAAAATGATATCGAGGGTCATGGTGTACTTGATCTTGATATACCTGTCATAGAGCCTGCTCCTGGGTCCAA GCTTGAAGCAAAGATGCGAGCCGAAGGAAGGATTATAGCTAGGGATTTTTGGTCCCCGGAAGACAGAGAATGGCTTGAAAAGGATATTGAAGATATGTATGATCTTGCAGATGGGGAGTACGAAATCCCCTATTATGAGAATGAGGAATGGGTAAAGAAATATGGAAGCAAGCC GGAGAAAGGTCGGTATCGTTATGCTGGTCAGTGGAAGCATGGCAGGATGCATGGATGTGGTGTATTTGAAGTCAATGAGCGTGTCCTACAT GGTAGATTTTATTTTGGAGAATACGTGAACGAGTTTGAGGGATGTGATGAAGAAATTTCGGCG ATGCATGCTGGTATAGCAGAAGTTGCTGCTGCAAAGGCTCGCATGTTTATTAACAAGCCAGATGGAA TGGTTAGAGAAGAGAGGGGCCCTTATACTGATCCACAGCATCCTTACTTTTATGAAGAAGAGGATGTGTGGATGGCACCAGGCTTCATTAACCAGTTTTATGAA GTCCCTGATCACTGGAAAGTATATGTGCATGAAGTAGATGAAGAAAGAGAAATGTGGTTGAACTCTTTTTATAGAGCTCCTCTGAGGTTACCCATGCCAGCCGAGCTTGAGCACTGGTGGTCAAAAG AGGAGAATCACGAGGTTCCTGAATTTGTTCTTATTAATAAGGAACCAGAACCTGATCCTGAAGATCCTTCAAAGCTTATATATACTGAGGATCCTTTGATCCTCCATACACCAACCGGAAATATTATCAATTATATTGAGGATGAGGAATATGGGATACGTTTATTCTGGCAGCCACCTTTGAAAGAAGGTGAGGATGTAGATCCTGAAAAGGTTGTATTCCTGCCCCTTGGTTATGATGAGTTTTATGGAGGAGAAACGGATAACAAAAAGGAGAGCATATTGTTGCGTATTATACTTGCAATTGAAAATGCTTGCAAGCCGTGGGTTGATAAGTTGGATAAATGGACTGAAGAGCAGAAAAAAATTAAGgaagaggaaaagaaaaaaattgatgaaGATCTTGAACTGCTGGAAGCTGAAATTGGACTAGAAGAGGCTGTTGAGGATATGGAAAGGTTACTGCGCataaaagagaaagaggaagaAAAGAAGGCAGAGATGGGTTTGCtggatgaagatgaagaagatggTGATGATGATACGGCTTCTGTACCCAAACAAGATGAAGAAGCTCCTGTAAAGGTGGAAGAGGAAGCTCCTGCAGAGGTGGAAgaggaagatgatgatgatggagaTGACGGAGACGATGATGGTAGTGCACAATCAAGTTTCGGGTCTGTTGAGCAGGGACAGACAACAGATCAGTGGAAGGGAAAACCTGGGAAATCTCCATTTTCTACATTGTCACTTGCATTTGCTCGTAGCAGCCTTATCTCTACT GTTCCATCCAAGCTGCAACAATCATTTTCGTTCTGGAACATGGGAAGATCGAAACTAGAATCAGGTCCCCCTCCGAGCATTGATCGCTCTAAAATGAAAACAGTTTGCTCAGTCAGTTTCCGTTCTCTGACCAGCCAGAAGGGTAGCTTGAAGACTGTGGGGAAACTCAAGGCAAGAAGCTCTTTAAGGGGGAAAATTCTTGAAGTGCACTCTCAGACTCGATCACATTTATCATCTTCTGCAAATTCCATAAGCAACTTACAGAGGCCAAGATCGAGCAGTGACGTGTGGTTGCATGCAGCACCTGAGAGGGATTTAGACAGCATACTGTCTTTGCATTCATCTTTGTATAATTTTGAACAACGTAGAGAGATTGTTTGA
- the LOC137835657 gene encoding putative phytosulfokines 6 isoform X2 has protein sequence MKLNLHLGALLFFLFLVSSSRLHARSLTEQGRNRSKLNEVSGEDFVLELEGGESLKLLGVEDCNGGDEECLQRRMALEAHLDYIYSQHHKP, from the exons ATGAAGCTTAATCTGCACCTTGGAGCTctcttgtttttccttttcctaGTTTCTTCATCAAGATTACATGCTCGTTCACTCACTGAACAAG GGAGGAACAGATCAAAACTGAATGAGGTCTCAGGGGAGGACTTTGTTTTGGAGTTGGAAGGAGGTGAATCTTTGAAG CTGCTGGGGGTGGAGGACTGCAATGGTGGAGATGAAGAATGTTTGCAGAGAAGAATGGCTTTAGAAGCTCACCTGGACTACATTTACAGCCAGCACCATAAGCCTTGA
- the LOC137835657 gene encoding putative phytosulfokines 6 isoform X1 — MKLNLHLGALLFFLFLVSSSRLHARSLTEQGRNRSKLNEVSGEDFVLELEGGESLKQLLGVEDCNGGDEECLQRRMALEAHLDYIYSQHHKP; from the exons ATGAAGCTTAATCTGCACCTTGGAGCTctcttgtttttccttttcctaGTTTCTTCATCAAGATTACATGCTCGTTCACTCACTGAACAAG GGAGGAACAGATCAAAACTGAATGAGGTCTCAGGGGAGGACTTTGTTTTGGAGTTGGAAGGAGGTGAATCTTTGAAG CAGCTGCTGGGGGTGGAGGACTGCAATGGTGGAGATGAAGAATGTTTGCAGAGAAGAATGGCTTTAGAAGCTCACCTGGACTACATTTACAGCCAGCACCATAAGCCTTGA
- the LOC137835656 gene encoding arogenate dehydratase 3-like — MQTLTPPTSNALNLNHVIRTRRLAPTRLSVKCAYAFEPASYGVGSSRADWQSSCAILASKVVSQEQSSSVDKNGGTADHVAAVNGHKAAVSDFQLVPIGNLAEANNKPLPPKPLTISDFSPAPMHGSKLRVAYQGVPGAYSEAAAGKAYPNCEAIPCDQFEVAFQAVELWIADRAVLPVENSLGGSIHRNYDLLLRHRLHIVGEVQLPVHHCLLALPGVRKDFLTRVISHPQALSQCEHTLTKLGLNVAREAVDDTAGAAEFVATNNLRDTAAIASARAAELYGLNVMADGIQDDPSNVTRFVMLAREPIIPRTDRPFKTSIVFAHDKGTSVLFKVLSAFAFRNISLTKIESRPHRNRPIRLVDDANVGTAKHFEYLFYVDFEASMAEVRAQNALAEVQEFTSFLRVLGSYPMDMTPWSPSSPPH; from the coding sequence ATGCAGACTCTTACGCCCCCCACTTCCAACGCGCTTAACCTCAACCACGTTATTCGTACGCGCCGCCTCGCCCCAACCCGACTCTCCGTCAAATGCGCTTACGCATTCGAACCGGCCAGCTACGGGGTCGGCTCCAGCCGAGCCGATTGGCAGAGTTCTTGCGCCATCTTAGCCAGCAAGGTTGTTTCTCAGGAACAATCCTCATCCGTTGACAAGAACGGTGGCACTGCCGACCACGTCGCTGCCGTTAATGGCCATAAGGCAGCCGTCAGCGACTTCCAACTCGTTCCCATCGGTAACCTCGCTGAGGCCAACAACAAGCCGCTCCCGCCGAAGCCGCTTACAATATCTGACTTCTCTCCGGCGCCTATGCACGGCTCGAAGCTCAGAGTCGCGTACCAGGGAGTTCCCGGCGCGTACTCCGAGGCTGCTGCCGGGAAAGCCTATCCGAACTGCGAGGCCATCCCGTGCGACCAGTTCGAGGTGGCGTTCCAGGCGGTGGAGCTTTGGATCGCCGATCGAGCGGTTTTACCGGTGGAAAACTCCCTCGGCGGTTCGATCCACCGCAACTACGACCTCCTCCTCCGCCACCGTCTCCACATCGTCGGCGAGGTCCAGCTCCCGGTCCACCACTGCCTCCTCGCTCTCCCCGGCGTTCGCAAGGACTTCCTCACGCGCGTAATCTCGCATCCGCAGGCGCTCTCGCAGTGCGAGCACACGCTCACCAAGCTCGGCCTCAACGTGGCGCGCGAGGCCGTCGACGACACCGCCGGCGCCGCGGAGTTCGTAGCCACTAACAACCTCCGCGACACCGCCGCCATCGCGAGCGCACGCGCGGCGGAGCTCTACGGATTGAACGTGATGGCGGACGGCATCCAGGACGACCCGAGCAACGTGACGCGCTTCGTGATGCTGGCCAGAGAGCCCATCATTCCCCGCACCGACCGTCCTTTCAAGACCAGCATTGTTTTCGCGCACGACAAAGGCACCTCCGTGCTTTTCAAAGTGCTTTCCGCCTTTGCTTTTCGCAACATCAGCTTGACGAAGATCGAGTCTCGGCCGCACCGCAACCGTCCGATTCGGCTTGTCGATGACGCCAACGTGGGAACCGCGAAGCACTTCGAGTACTTGTTTTACGTTGATTTCGAGGCTTCTATGGCTGAGGTGAGGGCTCAGAACGCGCTTGCAGAGGTTCAGGAATTCACCTCCTTCTTGCGAGTGTTGGGAAGTTACCCAATGGACATGACTCCCTGGTCCCCTTCCTCTCCCCCACATtga